Proteins from a genomic interval of Phlebotomus papatasi isolate M1 chromosome 3, Ppap_2.1, whole genome shotgun sequence:
- the LOC129805929 gene encoding histone acetyltransferase KAT8-like has translation MDENSGDEPLPNGSNYHVKRPDGTWHAAQIIQSRLIESNNYEYYIHYDGLNRRLDQWVKRNRIICSPPSEAQKNSHKVESSFLGKFNKLDPQSPLAEVVTPSNVVGTGENDRTITRNQKRRHDEINHVQKTYEEMDPTTAALEKEHEAITKVKYIDKLRIGRYEIDTWYFSPYPEEYGKVSKLYVCEYCLIYMRYALQYKAHKEKCKKRQPPGAEIYRKGTISIFEIDGKDHVLYCQTLCLLAKLFLDHKTLYFDVEPFYFYVLCEIDRQGAHIVGYFSKEKESPENNNVACILILPPYQRKGYGKLLIAFSYELSRREGIIGSPEKPLSDLGRLSYRSYWAYTLLELMRECRTTTQSVKELSELSGITQEDIIATLQSMKMVKYWKGQHVVCVTPKTVNEHLQLPQFKKPKLMVDPLCLRWIPHKRNTQKKKI, from the exons ATGGATGAAAATAGTGGTGATGAACCATTGCCAAATGGCTCCAATTATCACGTTAAACGCCCCGACGGCACTTGGC ATGCCGCCCAGATAATTCAATCCCGGCTCATTGAGTCCAACAACTACGAATACTACATTCACTACGATGGACTGAATAGGCGATTGGATCAGTGGGTGAAGCGGAATAGGATAATTTGTAGTCCACCATCGGAAGCTCAGAAAAATAGCCACAAAGTTGAATCGTCATTTTTGGGGAAATTCAACAAATTGGATCCTCAATCTCCTTTGGCAGAAGTCGTAACGCCGAGCAATGTTGTTGGGACCGGAGAGAATGACAGGACAATCACGAGGAATCAGAAACGACGTCACGATGAGATTAATCATGTGCAGAAGACGTATGAAGAGATGGATCCAACAACAGCTGCCCTGGAGAAGGAACATGAGGCCATAACCAAAGTCAAGTACATCGACAAATTGAGGATTGGTCGATACGAAATAGACACCTGGTACTTCTCACCATATCCCGAGGAGTATGGTAAAGTGAGCAAACTCTATGTCTGCGAATACTGCCTCATCTACATGCGCTATGCCCTTCAGTACAAGGCTCACAAGGAGAAGTGCAAGAAGAGACAACCTCCAGGAGCTGAAATCTATCGCAAAGGGACAATTTCAATCTTTGAGATTGACGGAAAAGATCACGTACTGTACTGTCAGACTCTCTGTCTCCTGGCCAAACTCTTCCTGGACCACAAGACACTCTACTTCGACGTTGAACCCTTCTATTTCTACGTCCTGTGCGAAATTGACCGACAGGGAGCACATATCGTGGGGTATTTTTCAAAGGAAAAGGAATCTCCGGAGAACAATAATGTAGCCTGCATCTTGATCCTGCCGCCATATCAGAGAAAGGGATATGGAAAACTTCTCATTGCCTTCAGTTATGAATTATCTCGGCGTGAGGGCATCATTGGGAGTCCGGAAAAGCCTCTGTCAGATCTCGGTAGGCTAAGCTATCGCAGTTATTGGGCCTATACGCTCCTGGAGCTCATGAGAGAGTGCAGGACAACAACACAGTCCGTCAAGGAACTCAG TGAACTTAGTGGGATAACTCAGGAGGATATCATAGCTACACTCCAGTCAATGAAGATGGTCAAGTACTGGAAGGGACAACATGTTGTTTGTGTGACGCCAAAAACCGTCAATGAACATTTGCAATTGCCGCAATTTAAGAAGCCCAAACTAATGGTTGATCCACTCTGTTTGCGTTGGATTCCACACAAGAGGAATACACAGAAAAAGAAGATTTAA
- the LOC129805974 gene encoding periodic tryptophan protein 1 homolog: MEEEDQESNVNFISCVCFVRQGVAKENPAKATLTQEELAEVINEMKSGTRDDEDDDSDEEGERMEVDTGTGRGDEYNFDDYDEEGGPVGFGIDGVVVAAPEENLDDEENDSEAEDDKIKQGDNLILVGHVDDVCVNMEVYIWNKAEGSLYVHHDFLLPSFPLCLEWLNHDPSANEPGNLCAIGTMEPIITVWDLDIRDSLEPIYKLGSKGNRKKKEPKYGHRDAVLDLAWNQAFPHVLASASVDQTCILWDLDTGQPNTTIEVFEEKVQSVKFHPTEAHHVLTGCCDGFIRLFDCRDPSSLTESFKRWKLSGEIEKTVWNVQDPTYFAASTNLGEIAYFDLRQNTPIWKKSAHSEEVSGLMLSPSIPGMMLTTSSDGSMKIWDYNLSDAKLIHEEEMNIGRIHSMSFSPEDSNIVAIGGDNKKRQFRVIDVMERDHVRRTFENRA, encoded by the exons ATGGAGGAAGAAGATCAAGAgagtaatgtgaattttatatCCTGTGTCTGCTTCGTGCGACAAGGCGTGGCAAAGGAGAATCCCGCCAAG GCGACCCTGACTCAGGAGGAACTTGCGGAAGTGATAAACGAGATGAAATCCGGGACTAGGGATGATGAGGATGATGACAGTGACGAGGAGGGAGAGAGAATGGAAGTGGACACCGGAACAGGAAGAGGAGATGAGTACAATTTCGACGATTACGATGAGGAAGGAGGTCCAGTGGGTTTTGGAATTGATGGGGTTGTTGTAGCAGCTCCTGAGGAAAATCTCGATGATGAGGAAAATGACTCAGAAGCCGAAGATGACAAGATAAAGCAAGGAGACAATTTGATTCTCGTCGGCCACGTGGATGATGTCTGTGTCAACATGGAAGTGTACATCTGGAATAAGGCAGAAGGGAGTCTCTATGTCCATCATGATTTCCTCCTCCCAAGCTTTCCCCTCTGCCTGGAATGGCTCAATCACGATCCCTCAGCCAATGAACCTGGAAATCTCTGTGCGATCGGAACAATGGAGCCCATTATAACAGTTTGGGATCTGGACATTAGGGATTCTCTGGAACCTATTTATAAGCTAGGTAGCAAGGGGAATCGCAAGAAAAAGGAGCCCAAATACGGTCATAGAGATGCTGTACTAGATCTTGCCTGGAATCAGGCTTTTCCCCATGTTCTGGCCAGTGCATCTGTCGATCAAACCTGCATCCTGTGGGATCTGGACACTGGACAGCCAAACACGACCATCGAGGTGTTTGAGGAGAAGGTGCAGTCTGTAAAATTCCATCCAACTGAAGCTCATCACGTCCTCACGGGATGCTGTGATGGATTTATTAGGCTCTTCGATTGCAGAGATCCCTCCAGTCTCACTGAATCCTTCAAGCGCTGGAAGTTATCGGGAGAAATCGAGAAGACCGTGTGGAATGTTCAGGATCCAACATACTTTGCAGCTTCAACAAATCTCGGAGAGATTGCCTACTTTGATTTGCGACAAAACACCCCAATCTGGAAGAAATCTGCTCATTCGGAAGAAGTTTCTGGCCTCATGCTGTCCCCGTCGATTCCTGGCATGATGCTCACCACATCCTCAGATGGAAGTATGAAAATCTGGGACTACAATCTCTCAGATGCCAAATTAATTCACGAGGAAGAGATGAATATTGGAAGGATACACTCAATGAGCTTCTCACCGGAAGATTCTAATATTGTAGCCATCGGGGGAGACAACAAAAAGCGCCAATTCAGAGTTATAGACGTTATGGAGAGGGATCAtg TCAGGAGAACGTTTGAAAATCGAGCTTGA
- the LOC129806775 gene encoding tektin-4, with product MEDNFLTLPTKENVALLESSCRNASGKSFLDGVKHNSSIVNQYSITRYTPSEWHRRNEELFSLSQKVSQLSVKNENDVKNCMASNFSKTNRSQQDNTTRLSSRCHEIFTWQTNLEHAIQAQVDEIAMLEEERHRLKKSMAILKIPKAINSECLSRRCARPDSELIRDGPEEELLKETVLINDIRKVLEKTLEDIEVQQSENRAVKHKLEYHWSCKKEAYATDSVNRSLENSSGTIQFKPGATQSVADQSTEEFWNQFTRDVLDESEATRQKSIKLRGTLQEILVNATRDLRNQADTVEQMFQSRISCMDEVRTMLENDLSNILQKLADTETLISNLKDAIRNMDYPMKVSQTRLQNRNLYRPQVENCYDRSQVGLINEVGSLQRSVSELKEALKAAEDTQKQLIETRTALEAEIMLKRRTINIDKDRCKHIRTYFPSATALSGYI from the exons ATGGAGGATAATTTTCTTACTCTC ccaacaaaagaaaatgtCGCGCTTCTGGAGAGTTCTTGCAGGAATGCCTCCGGGAAGAGTTTCCTGGATGGTGTCAAGCACAATTCATCGATTGTCAATCAATATTCAATCACAAGGTATACACCGAGTGAATGGCATCGCAGGAATGAGGAATTATTTAGTCTGAGTCAGAAGGTTTCCCAGTTGAGTGTTAAAAATGAGAATGATGTAAAGAATTGTATGGCTTCGAACTTCTCAAAGACTAATAGATCTCAACAGGATAACACTACAAGGCTCAGTAGCCGATGTCATGAGATCTTCACCTGGCAAACCAACCTGGAGCACGCAATTCAGGCTCAGGTGGATGAAATTGCAATGTTGGAGGAAGAGAGGCATCGTCTGAAGAAGTCCATGGCGATTCTCAAGATTCCAAAAGCTATAA ATTCTGAATGCTTGAGCCGAAGATGTGCTCGTCCGGACAGCGAATTGATCCGAGATGGACCTGAGGAGGAGCTCCTCAAGGAGACCGTGCTAATAAATGACATCAGGAAAGTCCTGGAAAAGACACTGGAGGACATTGAAGTTCAGCAGAGTGAGAATCGAGCAGTGAAGCATAAGTTGGAGTATCACTGGAGCTGCAAGAAGGAAGCCTATGCTACGGATTCTGTCAATCGAAGCCTGGAGAATTCATCAGGGACCATCCAATTCAAGCCAGGAGCTACTCAATCAGTTGCTGA TCAATCAACTGAAGAATTCTGGAATCAATTTACAAGGGATGTCTTGGATGAAAGCGAAGCCACGAGACAGAAATCT ATAAAACTGCGAGGAACTCTCCAGGAGATTCTAGTGAATGCCACTAGAGATCTCAGGAATCAGGCCGATACAGTTGAACAAATGTTTCAATCCCGTATTTCTTGTATGGATGAAGTGAGGACAATGCTGGAGAATGATCTAAGCAATATACTACAGAAGCTGGCAGATACAGAGACCCTAATCTCGAATCTCAAAGATGCCATCAGGAATATGGACTATCCAATGAAGGTTTCGCAGACGCGTCTGCAGAATAGGAATCTGTACAGACCACAAGTGGAGAATTGCTATGATCGCTCCCAAGTGGGGCTTATCAATGAAGTTGGAAGCCTCCAGAGGAGTGTCTCTGAGCTAAAAGAAGCACTAAAAGCGGCAGAAGATACCCAGAAACAACTCATTGAGACAAGGACTGCCCTGGAGGCAGAGATTATGCTCAAGAGGCGCACAATTAACATTGATAAGGACAGATGCAAGCACATCAGAACCTATTTCCCATCAGCCACTGCCCTCAGCGGGTATATTTAA